The Novosphingobium terrae genome has a window encoding:
- a CDS encoding tyrosine-type recombinase/integrase: MALTQLQVRNAKAGSHSDGNGLLLRVSASGAKSWILRVQVDGKRKDIGLGSLDHVSLAEARERARIERKAARDGIDLKVEAKKLKIASMTFKEAAESYLDHALSSLSNVKHQKQWRSTLKTYAYPTLGELVVGKVDAPDIAEALKPIWKTKSETARRVRQRIATILDHAQAKGWRDREAPERALSTLLKPIKQKAKGNFPAMPYKQVPAFVAAMRAAKTTVGRDALLFAILTAARSQEVRGARRGEFDLEAGVWIVAAERMKKRRLHRVPLSSAAKAIVEAAFKRIGSTDDALLFPGMKGKVMSDMTLGKVLKANGGEGFTVHGFRSSFRDWAAEEGYSRDWAESALAHVVKDQTEAAYRRTDFLEQRKAMMEAWATACEK, translated from the coding sequence TTGCGAGTCAGTGCCTCAGGAGCCAAATCTTGGATTCTTAGGGTGCAGGTTGATGGTAAGCGCAAGGATATCGGCCTTGGCTCACTGGATCACGTGTCACTTGCTGAGGCCCGAGAAAGGGCGCGCATTGAGCGTAAGGCGGCAAGAGATGGAATTGATCTGAAGGTTGAAGCAAAAAAGCTGAAAATTGCCTCTATGACATTCAAGGAGGCGGCTGAGTCCTATTTGGATCATGCTCTGTCTTCCCTGAGCAACGTCAAGCATCAGAAGCAATGGCGCTCGACCCTCAAAACTTACGCCTATCCCACACTTGGGGAATTGGTTGTGGGCAAGGTGGATGCTCCCGACATTGCCGAAGCTCTCAAGCCTATCTGGAAAACCAAATCTGAAACGGCGCGTCGGGTTCGTCAGCGCATCGCCACAATCTTGGACCACGCTCAAGCGAAGGGGTGGCGTGACCGTGAGGCACCGGAGCGTGCCCTTTCGACGTTGTTGAAACCGATCAAGCAAAAGGCAAAGGGCAACTTCCCTGCAATGCCATATAAGCAGGTTCCCGCGTTTGTCGCAGCCATGAGGGCAGCGAAAACGACTGTGGGGCGTGATGCCCTTCTGTTTGCTATTTTGACAGCAGCAAGATCGCAGGAAGTGCGGGGAGCCCGTAGGGGGGAGTTTGACCTTGAGGCTGGTGTCTGGATTGTTGCCGCTGAGAGAATGAAAAAGCGGCGATTGCATCGGGTGCCGTTGTCTTCGGCTGCAAAGGCTATCGTGGAAGCCGCATTCAAGCGGATTGGTTCAACGGATGACGCTTTGCTGTTTCCCGGCATGAAAGGAAAAGTCATGTCGGATATGACCTTAGGAAAGGTTCTGAAGGCAAATGGCGGGGAAGGTTTCACCGTCCATGGCTTTCGCTCCTCGTTTCGGGATTGGGCGGCAGAAGAGGGCTATTCCCGTGATTGGGCCGAGTCGGCCTTGGCTCATGTCGTCAAAGACCAAACTGAGGCTGCATACCGCCGCACAGACTTCCTTGAGCAGCGAAAAGCTATGATGGAAGCGTGGGCTACCGCGTGTGAAAAATAA